The following nucleotide sequence is from Desulfobaccales bacterium.
ACCCAAATCAAAGATAGGTCTCGGCAGCAATCCTGCCCGTTCCACGATCTCGGGGACTTTCTGCTCCCACTCAATCGCCATGATGTGAAATCCACTGACACCTTGCACGTTTTTCAGACGCTCGATGGATTCTATACAAATCGTAATGCCCTCGTCCGCCTGCTTGTCCTTGGGGACGCCGCCCATGCGCTTCACCACCTCATCCGGCACATCCATCCCCGGCACCTTCTTCTTCATATAGCGCGCCATGCCCACCGACT
It contains:
- a CDS encoding methylenetetrahydrofolate reductase; its protein translation is SVGMARYMKKKVPGMDVPDEVVKRMGGVPKDKQADEGITICIESIERLKNVQGVSGFHIMAIEWEQKVPEIVERAGLLPRPIFDLGAQNVRGGKP